The Papaver somniferum cultivar HN1 chromosome 3, ASM357369v1, whole genome shotgun sequence genome includes a region encoding these proteins:
- the LOC113358223 gene encoding glyoxylate/succinic semialdehyde reductase 1-like gives MEVGFLGLGIMGKAMAMNLLRHGFKVTVWNRTLSKCEELVHFGASIGETPAAVVKKCKYTIAMLSDPSAALAVVFNKDGVLEQISEGKGYIDMSTVDADTSIKINEAILQKGGTFLEAPVSGSKKPAEDGQLVILAAGDKALYEEAIPAFDVMGKKSFFLGQVGNGAKMKLVVNMIMGSMMNAFSEGLVLADRSGLSQQILLDVLDLGAIANPMFKMKGPAMIQNNYSPAFPLKHQQKDMRLALALGDENAVSMPVAAAANEAFKTARSLELGDFDFSAVLEAVKVSRDLGNVKHASTQ, from the exons atggagGTTGGATTTCTAGGGTTAGGGATAATGGGAAAAGCAATGGCTATGAATCTTCTTCGACATGGTTTCAAAGTCACAGTCTGGAACAGAACCCTCTCTAAA TGTGAAGAGCTTGTTCATTTTGGTGCTTCCATTGGAGAAACCCCTGCAGCAGTAGTCAAGAAGTGCAAGTACACCATAGCAATGTTGTCTGATCCTTCTGCTGCACTCGCG GTAGTTTTTAACAAGGATGGGGTGCTCGAGCAAATCTCTGAAGGAAAAGGTTATATTGACATGTCTACAGTTGATGCTGATACTTCAATCAAAATTAATGAG GCAATTCTACAAAAAGGCGGTACTTTCCTCGAAGCTCCAGTATCTGGTAGCAAAAAGCCAGCCGAAGATGGTCAATTAGTCATTCTTGCTGCCGGAGATAAG GCACTTTATGAGGAAGCAATTCCAGCTTTTGATGTCATGGGGAAGAAGTCCTTCTTCTTGGGACAGGTGGGAAATGGAGCGAAAATGAAGCTTGTTGTTAACATGATAATGGGCAG TATGATGAATGCATTCTCGGAGGGACTTGTACTGGCCGACAGAAGTGGGTTGAGCCAGCAGATCCTTCTTGACGTGTTG GATTTGGGTGCCATTGCTAATCCAATGTTCAAGATGAAAGGGCCAGCTATGATTCAAAACAATTACTCCCCTGCTTTTCCTTTAAAGCATCAGCAGAAGGACATGAGGCTGGCTCTTGCTCTCGGTGATGAGAACGCAGTATCCATGCCAGTAGCTGCCGCTGCCAATGAG GCATTCAAAACCGCCAGAAGCCTGGAGTTGGGTGACTTCGATTTTTCAGCTGTACTCGAAGCAGTTAAGGTATCAAGGGATTTGGGTAACGTGAAACATGCAAGTACTCAATAA
- the LOC113358224 gene encoding uncharacterized protein LOC113358224 produces the protein MNFTEKKCRNWKRDQENTSLMSTQMRLMLIQGFVYLERRNPGYYETRGSFHIQWVHIQLCKTCGLQVMHLNHMLGTRLPRAQRQQWNTGYTQQAGIHMHS, from the exons ATGAATTTCACTGAAAAG AAGTGTAGAAATTGGAAACGCGACCAGGAAAACACGAGCTTGATGAGTACACAAATG AGATTAATGTTGATTCAAGGTTTTGTGTATTTAGAAAGAAGAAATCCAGGGTATTATGAAACAAG GGGCTCTTTTCATATTCAATGGGTGCATATCCAGCTGTGCAAAACGTGTGGCCTGCAGGTTATGCATCTCAACCACATGCTTGGAACCAGGCTTCCACGTGCACAGAGACAACAATGGAACACTGGATACACTCAACAGGCGGGAATTCATA TGCATTCTTAG